Proteins encoded within one genomic window of Humulus lupulus chromosome 1, drHumLupu1.1, whole genome shotgun sequence:
- the LOC133806852 gene encoding uncharacterized protein At5g65660: MENQDFSPPHVDASRPSLGFPLGTALLLIIIFSLSGIFSCCYHWDKLRSLRRSFSSDGSDPHAADLEHGPTKPNASNPDLKENQWHSLPVLMPGDTVPKFIAMPCPCEPIRHEKIAVDLPKPPKPPRFPVPLY, translated from the exons ATGGAGAACCAAGATTTCTCGCCGCCACACGTGGACGCATCACGGCCGTCCCTGGGGTTCCCGCTCGGCACCGCCTTACTCTTGATCATCATCTTCAGCTTAAGCGGTATCTTCTCTTGTTGCTACCACTGGGACAAGCTCAGATCCCTCCGTAGATCTTTCTCTTCCGACGGCTCTGATCCTCATGCCGCCGATCTCGAACACGGCCCTACCAAACCCAACGCTTCTAATCCG GATTTGAAGGAAAACCAATGGCATAGCTTGCCAGTTTTGATGCCGGGAGATACGGTGCCGAAGTTTATTGCAATGCCCTGTCCTTGTGAGCCAATACGACATGAAAAGATTGCCGTTGATTTGCCCAAACCTCCGAAGCCACCACGCTTTCCGGTGCCTCTCTATTAG